In Chiroxiphia lanceolata isolate bChiLan1 chromosome 11, bChiLan1.pri, whole genome shotgun sequence, the genomic window GGCTGCCTTGCACAGCGTTAGACGGAAAATTTCAGCAGCCCCATGTGCATGCACCACTGAAGGAAAAATCCCCAGGCAACAATCCCACACAGAGGGAGCTGCGCTGCAGCCCCCACACAGAGGTTTCACATGAAGAAACAGCCGGAGAGTCAGTTGACACCTCTCCCAGAGGGGAGTAGGAACCCTGACGCCCCCAGAGCCCGGTAACTAGGTAACGTTTGCTTTGCTTCATTCCTTAGTTCTTGTTTGGAAGCTGCTTTCCTGGcgtgggaggggaaggagctgctgtaaCAACTGGGATGCAGCAAAACCCTCCCCAGCAGAGAAGTTCCCTGCCCCCAGTGCCTCCTGCAGCATGTCATGCCCAGGCTCTCCTGAGCCCCCTGTCcagaggagggtggggaggaaggggatggCGGGAATGGGGGGGATGGCAGGGTgctgtgcaggcacagggacacctcGCTGACCTGTGCCCAGCACTGATGTGCTTTTCCCACTCACAGAACCCAAAGGTAGGAGGTCAGAGCTCTCCAGCTCCCAAAGAACCAGTCCTCCAGCACACCAGGGCTTTCAGGAGGCCAGGCTGGGAaggcttttcctgctgcagtcTCAGTTCCCTCTCCAGAACTGAGAAGCTGCAGATATGCCATGTAAAATGCCTGCCATCCCAAGGGAAAAGGCattttcctgcagagcaggacttgtCCTGTTTGCCCTAGTCTCATCTCTAACCAAGGCACAGTGGGGCAAACACCAAACCCCTGAAAAAGAGCAGCAAGTACAAGGCTGTGATTTTCTCCCATGCCCTGCCAGAGatttccaaactgaaaatacaaattatttcaaaatgctttgcaCTAAACCCCTCTTCTACCTCCAGCGCTGCCCTGGGTTTTTGCACTGGCTCCTGATTGCCCTCCCTGTCTCACCTCCCCTGCCTTGCCCACCTGCAGGACAGATTAGGGTCAGGCTGCAAATGTCTTCTGGGTACTGAGCAGCATAGACGCCGGCAACATTTCCCCCCATGGAAGTGCCAACCAGATGAAAGGGCCTTCTGTTCAGCCTGATGCACTCCACGAActggcagggagcagaaggAGCGTTGTTAGGGGAGAGGAAACAACAGCGTGGGGTCATTAGAGAAATTCCACTCAAAAGCTTGAGGCTGGTGGCTctggctgcctgggaggggagggagcggggccgTACAAGGCAGGACTCACGGGGCTTAGTATCCCTCACGTTCCCACCTCCAGCACGTCCCCCACATCCCCACATTCCTCTGCAGAGGCAATGCAATGCTAGGGCTTTACCTGGTGTATTCTCTTAGCTTGCCCACTGATGGAGTAGTCGTCCAAGTCTGAGCGGGTTGTGCCCTCGTGCCCGGGCATGTCCACACACACCAAGTGCAGGTTCTTTGGCAGGAACTGCAGAAACAAGCCAGGGATGGTTATGGTGCAGGGAAACCGCTGCAAAGCCCAGGGGTGGAGAGTGGTGACcacaggtgggagcagggggggtTGCTCCCCTCCTAGCAGCCCCAGTTACTTGTGCACCAGAGTAAGTCAGCTCATGTACCAGGGATGACACGATGAGAAAGCACGGCCAAGACTTGCTTCCCATGGAGGCAGCAGGTAGGTACTGCTCttcccctgcagctctgcatgTTGTAGGGATTGAAGGGATCCAACAAGCAACGAGCATGGAGTAAGGAGGGTGTTCCTAACACATTACCACAACCATCCCATCCCATGCATGCAACCATTGGGTCCCCACACTGCCCCCAAAACCAGGGCCATCAATTCTCACTAAGAAGCAACATGATAGAAACGGAGTCCCACCTTGACTATGGACAGCCACATGTCTTTGTGGGCTGAGAACCCATGTAGCATCAGGATGGATGGTCGGTATCCAGGTCTTCCTCTATAGGAATAACAAAACTGATAGTCATCGTAGTTTGCATATCTAACCTGCATGCCCAAGGCTCGGCGCCAGtacctggaaaagaggagaaaacaccaGTGAGCGAGACAAGACCAGGGCCCAGCCATGATATAAGCTAGGTGACAATCCAAACACAGCCACAGATGGCTTGCTAAGGCCAGTTAGGTTGGGGTCGTGCTGGTGCCATCATGGGACTACTGGGATTAATCCTGAATATCTGGTCCCTGGACCAGATCCTGTGCTTACATGCAATCCCTTACAGGTGTAGTACCAGTGGCTGGCTATTCATGGATGCACTGCAAGTGGCTTGTGGGGACACTTTGCttgtaaagaatttttaaaaaggcctTAACTCACTCATTTGGCAATGGAAATGGGCTAAAATGACAAttgtaaaactgaaaacacCCAAAGATTGGTCTGAGGAGAGAGACTCCAGGGAGGGGCAGCACATACGGCGAGGCAGCgtgcagggtgggcaggccAAGGGAGGCAGTTCTTCCAGGTTGGTAAGGTGGATCTGTCACAGAGTTATTTGGACACAGTCATGCATCAATGGGAGAACATCAGCCCACAGACAAGCACACCAGCCAAAATAACCATGTCACCTGGGAGCACCAGCCAGGGAGAACCTGGTTCCTATGGACCAGCTACATAACACttagaaatgtatttatatacacacaaagGACCAGAGGGGACCATCCTTTTACAAGGTCTAGCACCCTAGGAGATAccaggctgccccagggctgttcatctgaaagcagaggcagacagctcctgccagcacacTCTTGCAGCTCAGAGGATGCAGTGAAACTGCCAGCCAGAAGGACCTGGACAGAGATTATCGGTGACACTTTGGACACATGATGTGTACGTGCGGCCCAAGACAGAGAGCAGGctctctttctctgcatttccccTATGCTCAAACATAACCCTTGTCAGGACAACTACTGGGCTACTCCTGATGGCCAAGACACTGGAAAATATATGTTGTACCAGAATTTATTTAAGACACAAGCACAAGGTCACCAACGCTTCAGGACTGTCCTACCTCTCAGCCCACTCAAAGCTTATGCATAGTGAAATCCTCTTTTAGCATAATCCCTTTCTCGAGGGAGCTAGTAGGACTTAAGCAGCATCTTGGCTCAGTGCTGGTCCTACAAGGAGAGGTGAATTTCTCCCTAATAAGTGTCTTAAGAGTCCTTGCCTCAAAAGCACTGGCGTGAACTACCGATGGGCAAGATGATAACATTTTTAGCAACTGATCCTAATGGATCAATTCAGCAGAAGGCAAAATAATCTGTGCAAAGCTGAACTGATCCCCCAACAAGGTGTTAACTCGCTTAGTGGCAGTGGCTAAACTGATTAACCCCTGTCACAGTGCAGGCAGAGCGGCTCCAGGCCGGGTCAGTGGGGCAGCCCTGGACATCATGCCAGGGAAGGAGGCGCATtagcagcagggaaagcagtgaGACCAGGGGTGAGGGGGACCCAGCCTGACCCTTGACTGCTCCGGCTGAGGACACTGCAGACCAacagcgaggaggaggaggaggggacagggaactgtgggagaagggaaaagcatCCCTTAGGACCTTCCAGGGATCTCCCAGGAGCAGTGCcgcagagctggagctgcatggggctggaaggggagggCAGTATGGCATGCTgcctgcccctctcctgcctctgctgatggggaaaataaatgatttcactcaaaaaaaagccaactcaGAAGGAAGCCAATAAGAAAGGAAGAGTAAAGAGCAAATTCACACTTCTTGCCCGCTGTCCCTAACAAAAGAGGTGCTCATGACACACAGGGCATTGCAGTTACTCCTGCAGGATGCCCATACTGCCAGAAGtgctgggagagagagagatggggGCACTATACCCTTCAAATCCCTGCTCACACACTCCCTCCTTCAGCCAAACACAGACTAACTTGCCCACAGTGCATTTTCACCCGGTTCCTGATCTGTAAcccaaaaagaacaaaagcagcagaggatTCTCTACCTCCCTCTCACCCCGGCTCCTCCAAGCTCCCAGCATCAGTCCCTGCACCTCCTTTGTCCTGTCCTGCCACTCCTGCTTGTGGCCATAGAAGGCTTTGCCCTGACCACAGGGCAGGTCTGCTGCAGCAGTTTCTCCAGTGATCTTCCTTGGAATCTCAGCCCATCAGGGTCCGCCCTggcttccagcagctgctcataTATCCAAAGAGAAAAACCACTTTGACTGCCAAACCTGATACCACTTGGACATCTGTGACACAGAAGGCTGTTACACCACCTGCTCTCCTTTGCAGAGCAACAATCCCATTCCTGGGGTTTTCATTCCATGCCCTCTCCTCTCTCAGCCTCAGATGCTGTGAATAAAAGCCTGCTAATTAAAATGCCATTAGAAACAGGCTTCATCCGAGTGCTGCGGTGGGCAAACGTCTTCCTTTCACGGGAGGTCACTTGGATTTGGGAACACCTCATGAGCTGAACTGCAGAAGCCACCATCAGCCAGCAGCACGTGAGGACAGCCTGATGCACTGCCTACTCTGCCTATTCTGCCcactctgcctgctgctgcctgctccatgCTGGGTGATGAGACTCTGTCTTGACTTCTGAAGGGAGTTATTCCAGCTTTTCCCTGCAACAAACCCAGAGAGGAAAGCTGCCAGAGTGCTTATCACTgatttccagggaaaaggaggaCTGAAGGATGTAATGCCTGCCTCCTGGTAATCAGAAACGATAAGATGCAAGGGTGTAAGGAAAAGCATCATCCCACCTTCTCTGATGCTCCATTCcagaagaagaggagaggaTCAGAAAAGCCTTGTCTGTAACTACTTATGAGAGAAAAGCCCTTgcctgctgagcagggagggagcatGTGAGCACGGGGACACCCACGCCATGGCCACACTGATGAGGTGGGAGGTCACCAGactgccagggctgccagggtgGGGCACAGGCAACAATGGCTGTGCTTTTTTCAGCCACAGTCCTGTCCTTAGAGGAAACAACCCAGAAAGGTTTGGAGAGATCCTGCGTGCTAGCACTGCAGTGGCAGCCTGGCCAGGAGCCCCTTGACACAGCCCAGCCAAAGCCCTAGGACAGGAAGGGCCAGAGCAGCCCTGTCAGACGTAAGCCTCAGCAGCAAAAATGCAATAAGAAAACGTCATTTTCTTCTTACAGAGATGCTTAAAGCTACACACAGCAACATCCACCTCCATGCACACCACTGTGCATGGGTGTGGGGCcctgctgggaacaggagcCATTCCACCCCTGTGCCACACGGAGAGCAGCCGGGCTCAGGAACTCACCAGTAGTAGATGCGGATAAGTGCTGAGGGCCACAGGAGGAACGAGGCCACGAAGGCCAGGATGGGGATAGCCAGGGTGCCACCGGCGATGACAAACATGTTCAGCACATCCAGGTCCATGCTGCTCTTCACCACCCAGCCTCACCTGCCTGCGTTTAGGGAAGGATCAGAGGTTAACCCCCAGAAACGATGACAGGTCAATGCTAAATGAGAACTCTGCTGCCAGGGGAAGAGGAAAGCGGCTCTGCAAGAGGCAGAGGATACTGCTTAGGAGCACAGCAAAGTCTTCTTAAGTTTTAAAACCCAATTATTTCTTCTGGCTCTTTAATGGATCTAATTATTACAATGTTATCCTCTCAGGAGAGCACATCTCGAAAGGGCAATGAGCCTCCTAACAGGCATGGAACATGTCGAAGGTGACAGGTAACAATATGGCCCTTGGGACACTTTGCAGACACAGGAAGCACAGCCCTCCGATGGGTGCAGGCAGCCTTTCCCCCCACCATGAGTGCAGGCAGCCTTTTCCCCCTGATGGGTGCAG contains:
- the ABHD6 gene encoding monoacylglycerol lipase ABHD6, whose translation is MDLDVLNMFVIAGGTLAIPILAFVASFLLWPSALIRIYYWYWRRALGMQVRYANYDDYQFCYSYRGRPGYRPSILMLHGFSAHKDMWLSIVKFLPKNLHLVCVDMPGHEGTTRSDLDDYSISGQAKRIHQFVECIRLNRRPFHLVGTSMGGNVAGVYAAQYPEDICSLTLICPAGLPSTTDSKFIKQLRELQESKRIDRIPLIPSTPEEMADMLKLCSYVRFKVPQQILQGLVDVRIPHNEFYRKLFLEIADEKSRHSLHENMSKIKAPTQVIWGKQDQVLDVSGASVLANAIPDCHVYILENCGHSVVVERPRKTANLILEFLALLHSIDNNKKQA